In Mixta intestinalis, the following are encoded in one genomic region:
- the ycjG gene encoding L-Ala-D/L-Glu epimerase codes for MRTVKVYPEAWPLIKPFVIARGSREQAGVVVVELEEDGVKGVGECTPYPRYGESEASVLAQITLLLPQLERGMTREALQQALPAGAARNAIDCALWDLACRQQQQTLCQHLSVTLPDSVSMAQTVTLDTPELMASSALALWENGAVLLKIKLDNHLITERLMAIRSTVPEARLIVDANESWHSEGLAARCQLLADLGVEMLEQPLPATDDEALANFIHPLPICADESCHTRSSLAALRQRYEMINIKLDKTGGLTEALALASEAEQAGLDLMLGCMLCTSRAISAALPLVTRARFVDLDGPTWLAVDVEPGLQFGSGRIDFTAAS; via the coding sequence TGGTGGTAGAACTGGAAGAGGATGGCGTTAAGGGTGTGGGCGAATGTACGCCTTATCCGCGCTATGGCGAAAGTGAAGCCTCGGTGCTGGCGCAAATCACTTTACTGCTGCCGCAGCTGGAGCGGGGAATGACGCGCGAAGCGTTGCAGCAGGCGCTGCCCGCCGGAGCGGCGCGTAACGCTATCGACTGTGCATTATGGGATCTGGCCTGTCGCCAGCAGCAACAAACGCTGTGTCAGCATCTTAGCGTCACGTTGCCCGACAGCGTCAGCATGGCGCAGACCGTCACGCTGGATACGCCGGAGCTGATGGCATCCAGTGCGCTGGCCCTGTGGGAAAACGGTGCCGTCTTGCTGAAAATTAAGCTCGATAACCACCTGATTACCGAACGGTTGATGGCGATTCGTAGTACAGTGCCGGAGGCGCGGCTGATTGTCGATGCAAATGAGTCCTGGCATAGCGAAGGGTTGGCCGCCCGCTGTCAGCTGCTGGCCGATCTTGGCGTAGAGATGCTGGAACAGCCGCTGCCCGCTACCGATGACGAAGCGCTGGCTAACTTTATCCACCCGCTGCCGATATGCGCTGATGAAAGCTGCCATACGCGCAGCAGCCTGGCGGCACTGCGCCAGCGCTATGAGATGATTAATATCAAACTGGATAAAACCGGTGGGCTGACCGAAGCGTTGGCGCTTGCCAGCGAAGCTGAACAGGCCGGACTCGACCTGATGCTGGGCTGTATGCTCTGTACCTCGCGTGCCATCAGCGCCGCGTTGCCATTGGTAACGCGGGCGCGTTTTGTCGATCTTGACGGGCCGACCTGGCTGGCAGTGGATGTGGAGCCGGGTTTACAGTTCGGTAGCGGCAGAATCGATTTTACTGCTGCCAGTTAA